In Mytilus edulis chromosome 3, xbMytEdul2.2, whole genome shotgun sequence, the genomic window TTAATACGGATATATGAACACTCCACGGTTTCTAAGCAGCTACTAATGATATATGATTTAAATTGTTGACAGGCGATCAGTATGTTCGATCCAATTTTAATGTGACAATCCGTGTGTGCGTGTTTAATTTTGCAAAGAATTTTTTAGTGATACCGTACACCACAGTTTACATATTGAATTTTTTGGTATCCTTTGGTGATTCACTTCTGTAATAATAGAGTAACTACTTTGCGTGATCATACAAAATgtgaatatcaaaagaaaaaggCCGATTAGTTTCACGGAATATAAAACGCATGCGCcgaaatcgaaaacattgttaattttcaagTGGAAGGCGGTAGTAGAATATCATTCATACCACTAGCAAAGACATATTAGATATCTCTGATAATAGTTCCAGTCAATGAACGTAAAACGTAAATGGAAAATGTTTAATTAATGTGGAATATTGTCAACAATGTCGATGCCACCTAGGACTCAGAGACAACAGTGCTATCTATGTGATTTACCACGTATGCCATGGGCTATGGTTCATGATTTTTCGGAACCCGTGTGTCGGGGTTGTGTAAACTATGAAGGGGCTGATAGAATTGAAATGGTGCTCGATGCGGCAAGGCAAATGAAACGGAATCATGGGTTCCACGACGGTCGCCAGTGTATAAAGCCTATTGGACAAATTCCCGGAAATAGAGCTAATTTGGAACACTTTGAACAATCTAGAGCTTCATCTGCAGACCGTTTTGAAAGTAGGCAAAGAGGTGTAATGAACGAGTTTCCACCTCGACTGACAAATGGAATTCACAACAGACCGGAAGAAAATATTGTTGAACATTCAAGGGGACACATTTTCCCGGTGTCTGTTAACCGTTCAGTGTTTCCAATACACCCATCAATTCACAGCAGTGGAATGAATGTACCGACTCGACATCCCTACGGCGCAATCCCGGGTTCGAATATTGCGTATGGTCCAACGGTTGGTACAATAAATGGAAAGAGAGAGCATGATGACGAGGATCTAACAAACAGTAGTTTAAATgctgatgatatatttaaattCAGTAGTCAAGACGAGATAGTTAAACGACCACCAATGATACGTGATTCAACTAACCTCCTTTCTACATCAGCACCATTCGAAATCCGATTCAAAAAGGATCACAATATCTACGGCAGAGTGTTTGCATTTGATGCTACCTCAAAAAATGGCACCGAATACGAGTTAAAAGTATACATGGAATATCCCCTAGGTTCTGGGAATATATATACAAGTGCGACAAGCGTTGCAAAGCAGATGCACTATGATAGTATGAAAGAGATTGGAAAGGGACTTTCCTCTGGTTATAAATATATTGAGTACGAAATGAAACGTGGCAGTGGAGACTGGAAAAATTTAAGTGACTTCTTATCAGAGACTGTGCGTTTCTTTAAAGAACCTGCAAAGCAGGATCTTGTTCCTACTCAGTATCAGCATCCAAATTTACCACCACTTCCCACACCAGGAAATATTCATAGAACTTTACCGACTGGTCATGCAAGAATGATTGGACACCAGGCATCGTTTGAAAGTCAGATTAAGAAGCGCAAAACATCGCCTGAACCAGAAAATGACTTTGGTGAACAAAGAAAGAGGCAACAATGGATTCAAAGCCAATCTGAAGCCCTAAAATTGACAATTAATTCAGCAACGTATGGACCTACAAGTTCGACGTCGATGTCGCCCATTGGAAACAACACTGTGACAACAACACCCCCAGATGGAGTAAATGGACCTCATAACGGGCCATCACCAATGGCAGCTTTAATGACTGTCACAGATAATATTTCATCTGGTTCTTGTTCTCCTGGCACTCACCATTCTCCTAACGGCGTTCTTCCAAGGAGCAGATTGACAACAGGACACCCACAAATAGCAGATGGAATTAGTGGTAACACTCATCCCGAGTCGTCAGtttctagttcagaatctttaCGATGTACCCTATGTCACGAACGTCTAGAGGATACTCATTTCGTACAATGTCCATCAGTTGCGGATCACAAATTTTGTTTTCCGTGTTCTAGAGACAGTATAAAGCGACAAGGTGCAGGGACAGAAGTATATTGTCCGAGTGGAAAGAAATGTCCTCTCGTTGGTTCTAACGTTCCTTGGGCATTCATGCAAGGAGAGATCGCTACGATTCTTGGAGATGATATAAAAGATAtagcaaaaattaaaaaggaaaggGACACATGAAATTTAAGCTTATGTACCCTGCCCTGGGTATATTTTATATCAAGAGAGAACTGAATTCTACAGATGAGTTACGAAATGAGAATGAAGACATGGTTCATTGCTATATGCAAGTTGGATTATACCTTGGTGTGAATGTAATCAGGAATAAGATTCTCTTCAAGCGGATGTCATTTGTATCCGAGTAACGGCAGATAGTTTGAGATTTTCAGAAACATTTAACTAGTGTACTGATTGTCTTATATATAGATTATTAATAGATAATCCGTTTGAACGAAGGTTGATGGGAGGACACATGTAAAGTTTGGGACATCATTGTTGTTATTTGTGTTTTAATAGCATTGTGTATTATTGCTGTTTTGCTTTGTAACTCAATAATTATCGAGAATTCGAACTCCTTTGACTTACTAATAACAGGAAAATATTTACATTGTAACACGTTAATTGACAAATTCGTAAATAGATCTAAATAATGTGAATTTTCTCAAGAACATCGTTTCGAATGAAATTAGGTGACAGGCATTTAACTTGATTTATTTGAAACGTTAAAGGGGAACAAACTCAATTATGTCGTGTAAAATCAATTGAATCGTGTATTTGGGTCAATAGATGTATTATAAATTGTTTCTATGCATCGTTACCTGTTGCTATCGTATTTCTTTTTTATCCTAGATATATCTATTATATGAAATTTGATATACAAACCTAACCGTCAACGTCTCCAAGCTGTGCAAGTTGATATACACAGTACTATTCTTATTCTATACTTTAATTAGCTGTGCAAGTTGATTTGATATTTGCAGAGACTAACTTACtgctattgaataaatatttttttccaatatttttttttaccagagGCATATATATCTAAAATAGGCGGATCCaaagggaaaaggggggggggggcttttgtGGGGAAAATTTTGCTTTTACCAAGCTTGCAAAGCCTGCAATTTACTTCCAAGTTTTTAAGctaaatttatgatttttatcaaattttgtaaAGAACAAGGGATATAAAGAAAACCTGTTTAAAGATGGTTCAGATTCAGTTTATGTCtactttaattttcttttaacttgGCTGGACTATTGATTACCTTGGGAGAACGCCATTAGGAGAATGAGGAGTGCCCGGAGCATAATTgaggaaaataaagaaaatgtggGGGAAATTTTTAATGTTGAAATTAACTCACCTGGGCCACAGGTTCAAGTTAGCTTTTCTCATCCATTGGCATTCATCATCATTAAACcgttacaaaaatcttctcaagAAACTTCTATGCCAAATCTAACAACACTTGGTCTCAATCATCATTAGTGTATTTTATGCCCAAGCCGTGGTGGATGGGGCATTACGTTTTACCTTTGTCCATCTGTAATTCCCAAAGTTAGTTGCTAttctctaacttcagtttgcttcaaccaagtgttatgaaacttatacacaatgctaactACCACAAAACGCAAAActaatttgaattttggtgcTGTCACTTTatccattctagagttatgccccttttgaaaatatgaaaaattgtaaaatatttagatCTGCTCTCTGACTTAAGTTTGCCTTAACcatatgttatgaaacttaaacataaacatgataaaatacagATTTAAATTTTGATAGCGTCACTTTTACTTAGTTATGTTCCTTtgtaactttatatgatatgcaagcagggACATTATCTGTGTcccattgacacattccctatttatttgattttaaaatgttactGATACCTGTCTGTCAACCAACATGGCCTTCATTTTGTCACATTTTTTGTTGCTTCTTATACAGTCTAAAGGCAAGAGAGACTCGGGTGTTCTGTTTCTGGTAGTGTGGATATTTGATATGCCGTTGTAAGAGTATAAACCCAACTCATTTCCATGAAGATAATCAGGTCTTGTTGGCCTATCGCCTTAGTGATGGTCTATTATCTTAAACAGTAATTCAATTTTAATGTTAAAGTTGATGATTAGGTCAGTCTTAGGGAAACCACTTATATTAAGTCGATACTATTTTGTATCCAATTTTATAAGCATATGCCTTATGAATATCTTATTTCCACAGAAAATATTTGACCCTGTACCTTCAgtcattgaatttgaatatattacATATAAGAGAATTGctgtattatttcaaaattgacatttgattATGAAAATAACATAGAGGTGAGACATATTTCTGTATCAGTGTACCAGCTTATTAGTCCCCAACCAACAAAGTGAAAGGAgtctttaggtttgcactctgtctgtcTCTAGTCCAACAaatcagtttttcaaaattttgcaatGGTATATTGGTATCCTGTCATTTTCCGAACAcctttggtttccggacaataactatagtataagtaaatagaagtCTTTGAAATTACTTTTTTCTCAAGAACTGCATTATAAGGAtatctgaaatttggtttcagctATACTGTGCGatgggttttcagattcattacgcaacaacttcctgtttaaaagaattgattttatattttttgtattgttttatcatggcAAGTTACagttcaagttcaaattttgttctggtctgacAATTTTGTTCAGAGTTATGGTCCATTCACTTAGAAAATTCACTATAATAATCAGTTATATTTTGAAATCACAATATGAATAAATGGCATTTATTTTGTCATTCTAAAAGATATTGATTTCATAATTGGTAGATAGTTtaattttatcatgacaagttacagttcaagtttgaattttgttccggtctgatggttttgtgcagagttatggtacTAACTGGACGCAGAAAATTCTCTTACAGAATTAGttttcaacacatttttttttgtcatgcttgaagatattttACTTAATATTTGTTATGAAGTTTACACCAttacaagttatagatcaagttagaagtTTATTCCAATGAAATGAATTTTTAAGTGGTAGGGGACGATAATGCTTGTTCTCAGAAAGTATACAAATCAGAGCTTCATGGTATCATGCTTTATAAATGTGAGAATATTATACCTTAGAATgcaaatttttaaaatcaatgtcATGTTAAGCTTCAGGTGAGCTGAAACCAATACATGAGGTAAACGATGTGTGGACTGAAATTTGTTAATAAATAAGGAGAGTAAGGAATTTCTGAATTATTACTCTTTAACCAGCATGACCAGTTGTAACCGAAATCCTATATGGTCACATAAAGTTTGAGGAAGGTCTTAGGTTTATAGTTACTGATAATACGATTGAAACAAAGTAAATAAAGAAAGGACTTTCCACAATTACTAACAACTTACCATGTTGGATCATTTTATTTCGCCCACAGGTTTTGGTGGGGGTTTGTATTGCCGTCTCTCTTGTTGTCAAGCCTGCGAAAGCAAGACATAGTGATCATAGATTCTGTCAGTGGCGTCAGAGGCATCTTTAAAGTTTTTTCCCCTGCACAATGGATGCCAATGCAGGGGACATAAAAATATTGGGTGTCCATCTGTCATTCTGTCAGGTCTTGTAGCTTTCAGATGTACAATTTTtaccagatttttatgaaacttgtaTCATtaaaggtttatatcagcaatgtcttggacAGGTTCGAAATAAAGTGCAGatcacatatttaaaaaatcttttttcagTTATTGCCCTTGTACCTTGGAAAATAAAGTATGTGCATCGCTTGGAACTTTGGAACTCTGTTTTTTATAAAGACATCAATAACTTCAAAAATGTCAAACCTTCATGGAAGTATATGAAATTTAGACATATTTGTAAAAatactacttgaaaaaaagttaaaaatttttgtattgttaattcctctcttattatgagtaaaaggataactatatttggtaaatgcGTACCTTggaaggtcctcatgcccgtcaaacagttttcacttgacctgaacctcatttcatggatcagtgagcaaggttaagttttgttggtcaagtccatatctcagatactataagcaatagatctagtAAATTTGGTGTATGGCAGGACTGTAAGGTGTtaaatgtccaactggcaggtgacATCTgacttgaccttattttcattgtttagTGGTTATAGGTTTAATATGACTgcaaaaattttgcggtcgtatattggtatcccATTGTCATCAACAGGGGCATCAGCAacactatatttagtgtattgaatgattgtaaggtgtacaatGTATTCtcatttggtttatatgaccttgaaggcttgacctcattttcttaaa contains:
- the LOC139514213 gene encoding interferon regulatory factor 2-binding protein-like B, with amino-acid sequence MSMPPRTQRQQCYLCDLPRMPWAMVHDFSEPVCRGCVNYEGADRIEMVLDAARQMKRNHGFHDGRQCIKPIGQIPGNRANLEHFEQSRASSADRFESRQRGVMNEFPPRLTNGIHNRPEENIVEHSRGHIFPVSVNRSVFPIHPSIHSSGMNVPTRHPYGAIPGSNIAYGPTVGTINGKREHDDEDLTNSSLNADDIFKFSSQDEIVKRPPMIRDSTNLLSTSAPFEIRFKKDHNIYGRVFAFDATSKNGTEYELKVYMEYPLGSGNIYTSATSVAKQMHYDSMKEIGKGLSSGYKYIEYEMKRGSGDWKNLSDFLSETVRFFKEPAKQDLVPTQYQHPNLPPLPTPGNIHRTLPTGHARMIGHQASFESQIKKRKTSPEPENDFGEQRKRQQWIQSQSEALKLTINSATYGPTSSTSMSPIGNNTVTTTPPDGVNGPHNGPSPMAALMTVTDNISSGSCSPGTHHSPNGVLPRSRLTTGHPQIADGISGNTHPESSVSSSESLRCTLCHERLEDTHFVQCPSVADHKFCFPCSRDSIKRQGAGTEVYCPSGKKCPLVGSNVPWAFMQGEIATILGDDIKDIAKIKKERDT